In a single window of the Terrirubrum flagellatum genome:
- a CDS encoding DUF1737 domain-containing protein: MSINLPSIKVRRTTLYRMLTGPDDASFCHRVSDALSKGWVLYGSPTLTFDPVQGRVICGQSITKEIEGEYRSDMKLSDA; encoded by the coding sequence ATGTCGATCAATCTGCCTTCGATCAAGGTGAGGCGCACGACGCTTTACCGCATGCTCACCGGCCCTGATGACGCGTCATTCTGCCATCGCGTCAGCGACGCCTTGAGCAAGGGATGGGTGCTCTATGGCTCGCCGACGCTGACCTTCGATCCCGTGCAGGGACGCGTGATCTGCGGCCAGTCGATCACCAAGGAGATCGAGGGCGAATACAGATCCGACATGAAGCTGTCGGACGCGTGA